DNA sequence from the Tenacibaculum mesophilum genome:
AGTTTTTTTGCAATCCCTATTAGGGTATCTCCAGGTACAATTTCATAGGTAATACTATCATAAACAAATGAATCACCTGATATAAATAGTCCTGGAACAGATTGGTTTTGTAATAATAAATCATCTACTGAAATATTATTAAATGTGGTACTAGCTATACTAGTAAAGGTATCTTCGCTTTTTGCTGTATAATTTGCAGCAGCAATAATCAAGTTTGCTTCCGTAGTTAAAAGTGTATTTTTCTGGAAACTTGAATCATTCGCTAAATCTGCTACGGTAGTTTGCAATCCCGTAGCCACCTCGTTAATAGTATCAGTTGCTTTTACCGTATAAGTTTTAGCTTCATACGTAATTTCTTGAACCTGTAATAATCCTGGGATAGCTGCATTTTGTGTAATCAGTAATGCTGTTTCTAGGGCGTATTTAGCTCCGATAGAAACAAAATTGTCACCATCAAGAATAGTGTACATTACTCCTGTAATTTGAATATCAATTCCACCATTTAAAGGATGAGATTGGTTGGCCTTAGAAAGGTTACTTACCTCAACAGCATTGGTTGTTCCATCAGAAGTGCTTATACCATTAGCCCAGTTTGCCATGGCATTTAGACTGTTACCTTTAGATAATGGATATGTGTAATTTTTTAATGCATCTTCTGCGTACCCTATAAGTTGTTTTCCTATAAGTACAAAGTAGTCTTCAAATACAAATGTTGATAAAGAATGTTCTACTGAGGTACTTTTTTTCAGAGCTGCGTTCGTATTTTCTTCAGATACTTTTACAGCTAATTCATTAAACCATTTTTTAACTTCAGATAAATACGCATCTGTTGCCATATTATATGTACTAAAATCAACATCAACTCCTGCATCTGGAACAGATAATTCTAAATCGAAAAACATTGGGAATACGGCTGCTGTTTCAGGTTTTGAACTTTCTGTAACGTTTTGAATGTTCACTGCTTCAAATGTATCTTCAAGGAATGATAATAGTTTATCTGTAGGAATTGGTAATGGAGTATCTTCATTTGACAACAGAGCTAGTAATAGCTGTAAATCGGCCGCAGAAACTGCTAATTCGTCTGCCGTAGCTCTCGTACTTTCTGTAGCTGTTTCATCTGCATAGTTTTGTATTAACCATCTAAAAAAGTCTTGACTTAAATATTCAAACGATGAAGTAACTGTACTATCTGGGTTTTCTGCATCAGGAGCATCAATCCAAAGTGAAGTTACATACTGAGCTGTTTGATTCTTTAAATCCCCATTTTCTGATCCAGCAACAGTTAAGTGTGGAATAAAATAGATGTTCAAAGTAGGTGACTTTTCTTCTGTACTTACCACTAATTTAGAGCTGTAATGCATGTCTTTGATCGGTAACTCCGACAATTGACTTGATTTTGCTGCATATACCAAAGCTCTGTCATCAACAGAATCTGAAAGTTGTCTGTTCCATGGAGCCATACTTGTTTGATCTGTACCAATGGTAAGATCTGTTCGTATTTCTGCCTTGAAGCTAAAGTTAATTTTAATAGAGAATAACCCTAAGTTTATTTTTGCTGAAACTTGTACATCTACTGAAGCTACAATAGCCAGAGGCATTTTGTTATAAGCTTCTAAAGTTGCTTGTGCATATACTTTTACTGTTATATTTACAGATGCCGAAATAATTCCAAAATCTAAAGAACCATATAATTTACCAATTAACCCAAGAGTTCCTTGTAACCAATAGTAATAAGAAGTTTCGACTTCTGTCTTATTATTCTCTTGAAGAGTTCCTTGATATGGATGATATGTAGCAATTACCCCTTCTAAAATACCAAAAATTGTAATGCTAAATCCAGCTTTTAATACTCCGTAATTAATACTATAACCAACACCTACCTGTAAACCTATTCCAAAAACAATTACTGGATTAAAATTACCATAATTAGTTTGTGGTACTTTTTTGGTAGTAGCACTGCTCAGTTTTCCGAAGTAAAAACCTCCTGATCCCATTGCTGGAATTCCTGGTGGTACAATAGCCTGTAAGGTAAAAGATCTTGAAAAGTCAAGTTTATACGGAAATCCTATATCTACCATAAAATCACCATTAGTATAAATGGCTAATGCAATAGAAGGAAGTGTAATATTAACTGCTCCGAACTGCAAATATCTCAAGGCGTCTGGTAGTGTAAGTGCTATTTGGTATACTCCTACTCCATCTGAGATTTTTTTATACATAATCTCAAAATCTAAGCCTGCAAAAATTTTAGCTTTATCACCTGCCATGGCAATTCGTAAACCATATAAGTTAGGGTCATTGAATACGGCTTGCATTTCTAATGTCCAAACTGGTTTTTCTTTGGTACCAACATTAAGGATTCCAAAATCGGCACCTATTAACCAATTGGAGTTTTCATTAAATGAAAGTAACGAGTTTCCTGAACCAGGACCAATAGGTACTTTGCCTTTTTCTGGAGTTTCAAATGCTTTTTCCATAGCATCTGTAACTTCTTTTATTGATTGGTATTGAGCTACATTATTTAGCTCAACATGTTGCCCCATAGCTAATAAACGTAGCTCAAAATATTGCGTTCCTTGTCCAGGAACCTCTGGCATATTTTTTACATCTTGTCCTTTTTCTTTGTTAAAGACATTACTGTCGTTAACAGCTGGTACTACTGAACTACCATCAAATGCTATTTGAACACCTTGTGCATTTTTTGTTAGCTTAATACCATTGATTGTTATGAATATTAAATCAAGACTTTTTGGTAATTTATAATCTACTACTACCTCCTTAGTATCTAAATCATAAGTAACCTTAAATCCATCTAAACTTATTTTATTGAGAATATCCCAAGGAGCATCTAATTCAAAGTTAGGATCGAATAGCATTTTCATAAATGAGGTAAGTAACGATCCTACACTCCAATTTTTAATCTCAAAAATGATCGTTCTACTTTCTCCTGCAACATTATATTTCGCTATAAATCCTTCCCATTCAATCATTAATAATTGGTCATCACCATCAAAATTATAACCAATTTTAACTTCAGCATTAAAGTATTCAAGTAAAACACTTCCCATTACACCGCCAGAATATTGCTTTCCTGCTGCTTTGGTTGCATCATATTTTAAGGCTAACGCCGCTGCAATATCAATTTTCTGATTAATAATAGGGAAAGTAAACTTCCACTCCACACTCGTTTTAACTTCATAAGAGCCTTTTTCTGCTCCATTTGGAATATCTGCGGTTAAATCAAAACTAGTAATTGATAAATCTGCTGGTAAAAAACTAGTGGGCAACTCAAAGCCCACTTTTTTAAACAAACCGTCCATCAATTGCCCTAAGTTTAACTTGTCACCTGCAGGCATATTTATGCTTAAATCCCACCCTCCATCTTCTGTTGAAGAATTATAATTTACTGCTGATTGTAATCTTAAATCTCCTATAGTAAAAAGACCACTAATAGCAGCTGTATATACATTTGAACCTGTTCCTGTTACTGGAGAAGTAGAGGTAAGTTGTAATGCTGCATCAGTTAATGATATATTGGTAATAAGGTTCATTTCAATATCTCCTGATGCAAAAAATGCATAGTATTTACTATTGATATCCATATCAATACCAAACCCTGTAAATACTACACTTACCAAACTTTCTGGTATTTTTATAAAACCGCCTGTTATGGCTGCTAATAAATCATTGATTGAAACGGTTCCATCAAAAGCTGCTGATAAAGTAAGATCAGAAGTAATTTCTACATCAAAACCTCCTTTGAATATGGTTGGAAAAAAATTTACTCTTGATGTGAAAAAAATACTCTGAGCATTGATTGTTCCTGGTCCTAATATCCACCAATTTACATCAAACTCTTCAACCGAAAAATTATCAAAGAGGTTCCATGTACCAACTGACCCCACTTGTGCTGAAACACTATTTATTTGTACACCATTAGTAAAGTTTAAGGAAGTTGTAAACCCTTTGAATGCAATACTATTTAAATACTGTTGCAATGTTGGAGGAATATTACTAAACCAATTATTACCAGCCATTAATGAGAACATATTTAATGGCGTAAGTGGTTTTTGAGGATCTGACGATATTGCAATATCAAAAGCTGATGATTTTGGAGCAACTGAAGTAGTGAAATCCATTTGAATATCTGTCCCAAGATGCAACTGTAATTGAAAAAATAAAGAAGGGGTTTGACTTATTTCTGTTGTTGATTCTGAATCTTCTTCTACAACATCCTCTACAGATTCTATCTTGAAACCTACAGCAGGGTTACTTACTTCTAAAAACAAAAGAGATACAGGAGTAGCATTTATAGGTACAATAAGATTCATATCTGGATATAAATACTCCTTATTATCTACTTTTGATGGATCTAACATCCCTGTTAAAGGAAGTTTTGTACTTACCGACCATGATGTTAAAAAATCAACAACATCAGCTAACCAATCTGTAAGAGTTATCATAGCAGAGAAATTCTGCCCTTCAACTAAAGGGATGTCTGAATTTTGCCATTTAAAATTATCCTTTTGTTCTGTACTAAACATAAAAGATGGTGAAGTATAAGGTAACCCATCAAAAACACCTCCTGTCATATATTCCCAACTAGTCTTAAAAGTCCAATCACTTAATGCGATTTGTATAGTAAACTGAGCTTCTCCTTTCTCATCAACAACAACCTTTAAAATAACATCTGTATTAGTTTTTTCTACATTTAAAATGTTTGCTTTAGCATTACTTATGGTCAATGTATTCCCTGCTGGATCTGGAATAGATGTTTCTGACGTATCTATCAATAAAAAAGTTCCTTCAGCTAACTGATATCCTTTAGACAATAACTCATCTAAGTTTTCTGGAGGTGTTAATTGAGAAGCAGAAAAAGTAGCAGCATTAATAGTGATATTTCCATTATTAGCAGCTGCCTGATCTCTAAAAGTGGTTGTTAAATTATAAAGACTCATAATACGAGGTGTATATATTGTTATATATCTATAATTAAAGGAAGATGATCGCTGGTACTTCTTATATGACCATAATTTGACCATCCTTTAAACTGGCTAAGGCCTCCAATAGTTCCAGGTGCTATCCCTCCATTTCCTCCCGGACCATTAGGAGGAAGAGGTAACGCTACAGGTAATCCAGCATTTGGTGCTCCAATTGGTATTTGACTCATATTTGTAGCATATACATAATGACCTGCAGGAGCTCCTCCAGGAGTTGGCATCACCCTATTATAAGGGCTTCCAGTAACCCTATTAATTATGGTTATGTTTGCTGCGGGTCCCCCTGCTGCAGCTCCATATCGAGTTAAAATATTGTCAATACTATTATAGCCTTGAAAATTAGGATTACTTCCAACGTATTCATATCCAGGATATCCATTCGTAAACCAAGGTTTTGCTTTATTACTAGTTTTTATATGTGTAAAAACATACCCTTTATCTGGCCATCCGTTATTAGCTGTTGGATTTATGGCTCTAGTATATCCTGCACCTGCAGGTAAAAAACTAATGAGGTTATTATAGGCTATAGGCTCAAAGTAAGCATTGAAAATATTAACATTAAAATCTCCTACAATAATTCCTACTTCGTCTGCATTTAGATCATTTGTTATTTCTCTTACGTTGGAAAGCTGATTTGTACCATTTGCTGCTGCTACATTATTAGGTGGTGCATGATATGACAATAATTTTATAGTTCTATTATTAGCTGCCTCCCAAAATGTTGTTAAATATGGTGGTCGATTTCCAACTCCAGGAAATTGTAATCTATTCGGAGGCATTGCATTATCTGTAAAAAGCCATTGCCCTGCTAACCTATTAGAATTTATTCCTGCATTGATATTACCTCCAGGAACAGCTACTGCAGGTAAACAATTGTTCCAAGGAGCTGCGTAGGTCGCTAGATTTGGCGCTCCAATATTAGCTATAGAATCTGACGAATTTCCTCCACCTTGCCAACCCCACGGACCACTAAAATTAAGATTAGCACTGTTATAGTAGACAGATATTCCTTCTGAAACACCTCCTACACCAAGAATCAGAGGAGGTACTAGCATCCAGTTTACCCCAAGTGCAGCTCTAATTCTATTTAATAAATCCAAAGCTCCTTGGCTACCTCCTGCTGTCACAAGAGTTCCTTCAGCTCCTCCTCCAGTAGAAGTCTCTACTATTACCAGAATATCTGGAGGATGGGCGACAATAGTATCCATAATATATTGTCTTCTATTTACAGATGCTGCTTGACCTGACAAAGAGCTTCCACGTTGCCTTTTTCTACTTGGGTTATTTATTTTATTAATACCAAACTGCTGTATATTCCAATAGAGTACTCTTGCCATAGCTTAAGGTTTTGTTTTGTTATATGCTGCATACCATCCTAAACTTTTGGCAGTAGCTCCTGGGTTTGGGTTACCAAAAAGTAAAAAATTGGTACTTCCTCCTGGTGGTAGTTTGAGAATTCCTAAAAACTTCAATGCTATTTTACTCAATGTCATTAAATATGATTGTTGAGCTTCTACATATTCTAATTTTAAAGTATCAATAGATAATTTTAAAACTCCTTGTAGACTAAGAAGTTTAGCATTACTGCTGGTTCCTGGGAGTTTTATTCCTACAAATGCGTTATAGGAAGTATCGGTCGCTTTATTCCCTGGACTCCATGCAATCAATAAACTAGCATTAAAATCTAATGACGCCGCTAATTCACCGGGAGTTCCCATATTTAAGGTCATTTCTAGTCCATACCAATTTTCTGAAAGCCCAGTAGTATTGATTCCTGGCAAACTTAAATTAAGATATCCTAAACTAGAAGGTTTGGTATCCTTATCTCCACTGACAAGGTTATTGATTTGTAGTGCAAAGTTAGGGTATAAACTTAGCTGTCTAGTTGTACTAAGATCTGAGTTAAATACTATTTTTGAAGCATCAAAAGCGTAATCTACTACTGTTGGTGTACTGATATCAAAAGCCATATCAATATATAAGTTGCTATAACTTAAACCATCTATAATATCTGTATCTGTACCATTACCAAAAGAAAAAGCGTCCATGATAATTGTTTTTTCTTCA
Encoded proteins:
- a CDS encoding endonuclease/exonuclease/phosphatase family protein, which encodes MARVLYWNIQQFGINKINNPSRKRQRGSSLSGQAASVNRRQYIMDTIVAHPPDILVIVETSTGGGAEGTLVTAGGSQGALDLLNRIRAALGVNWMLVPPLILGVGGVSEGISVYYNSANLNFSGPWGWQGGGNSSDSIANIGAPNLATYAAPWNNCLPAVAVPGGNINAGINSNRLAGQWLFTDNAMPPNRLQFPGVGNRPPYLTTFWEAANNRTIKLLSYHAPPNNVAAANGTNQLSNVREITNDLNADEVGIIVGDFNVNIFNAYFEPIAYNNLISFLPAGAGYTRAINPTANNGWPDKGYVFTHIKTSNKAKPWFTNGYPGYEYVGSNPNFQGYNSIDNILTRYGAAAGGPAANITIINRVTGSPYNRVMPTPGGAPAGHYVYATNMSQIPIGAPNAGLPVALPLPPNGPGGNGGIAPGTIGGLSQFKGWSNYGHIRSTSDHLPLIIDI